In one Plutella xylostella chromosome 20, ilPluXylo3.1, whole genome shotgun sequence genomic region, the following are encoded:
- the LOC125490102 gene encoding uncharacterized protein LOC125490102 codes for MANFILGPISTFDHHVQDWATFKSKFDQWLIANGVEEQTDKTGAKRRAILLSALSDSTYQLANNLVLPKDLVTAPFEDIVKVLDVHFTPKRCGFAERHYFYSAAQQAGESHAQWAARLRGLAAHCNFKELEEALRDKFVMGLQSGPEREKLFAMEISELTLAKAVDVAESVRCARAAAASTAPGARGSSGDSVFKMQQREPRGAAGPGKEQCTVCGRRSHKASECRFASFKCTKCKAKGHLRRMCKYVNFVGTEETCEGDDDDDVLTG; via the exons TTGGGCTACTTTCAAAAGCAAGTTCGACCAGTGGCTGATTGCCAATGGTGTGGAAGAACAGACAGACAAGACGGGCGCGAAGCGTCGCGCCATACTGCTCAGCGCACTCAGCGACAGCACGTACCAGTTGGCAAACAACCTCGTGCTGCCGAAAGACCTCGTCACAGCACCGTTCGAGGATATCGTCAAGGTATTAGACGTGCATTTCACGCCGAAGCGGTGCGGGTTTGCAGAACGCCACTACTTCTATTCGGCAGCGCAGCAGGCGGGCGAGTCGCACGCGCAGTGGGCCGCGCGGCTCAGGGGACTCGCAGCACACTGCAACTTCAAGGAGTTGGAAGAGGCGTTGCGAGACAAGTTCGTGATGGGGCTGCAGTCAGGACCGGAGAGGGAGAAGCTGTTCGCCATGGAGATCAGCGAGCTGACGCTGGCGAAGGCCGTGGACGTGGCGGAGAGCGTGCGGTGCGCGCGCGCGGCTGCCGCCAGCACGGCGCCCGGCGCCCGCGGCTCCTCCGGGGACTCCGTGTTCAAGATGCAGCAGCGGGAGCCGCGCGGCGCCGCCGGCCCCGGCAAGGAGCAGTGCACCGTGTGTGGGCGACGTAGCCATAAGGCAAGCGAGTGCCGGTTCGCTTCATTTAAGTGTACAAAGTGCAAGGCCAAAGGTCATTTACGCCGGATGTGCAAATACGTAAACTTTGTAGGAACGGAGGAAACGTGCGAGggcgatgatgatgatgatg TGCTTACAGGCTAG